A region of Cryptococcus decagattii chromosome 3, complete sequence DNA encodes the following proteins:
- a CDS encoding eukaryotic translation initiation factor 3 subunit I, with product MKPIILQGHERSLNQIVFNSEGDLLFSASKDSVVNAWYTSNGERLGTYGGIKGGDGHNGSVWTVAVDSQTRFLLTGGADNAMKLWEVKTGECLYTWEFLTAVKRVAWNEEDDKFLSITEQRSGQPSVIRIFSINREDPRSQSTTPLTEMRLTGSRATVAIWAPLSDYIITGHESGKIAKYDVKTGEEVQAVEDEHSGLISDIQLSPDGTYFITASKDKTARLWDIETLEVMKIYATETPVNSAVITPDRPYIILGGGQDAMNVTTTSQRAGKFESRFFHKLFEEEVGRVKGHFGPINTLAVHPQGRAYASGAEDGFVRVHWFEESYFRSRPFGDLEPEPEV from the exons ATG AAACCTATCATTCTTCAAG GTCATGAGCGATCTCTCAACCAAATTGTCTTTAACTCCGAAGGAgacctcctcttctccgcCTCAAAGGACAGTGTCGTCAATGCCTGGTACACCTCAAATGGCGAGCGACTAGGGACTTATGGTGGAATCAAAGGCGGCGATGGGCACAACGGTAGTGTCTGGACAGTCGCGGTGGATT CACAAACAAGATTTTTACTCACTGGCGGTGCCGACAATGCGATGAAGCTGTGGGAAGTCAAGACTGGGGAATGTTTGTACACCTGGGAGTTTTTAACCGCTGTGAAGAGGGTCGCATGGAA cgaggaggatgacaaGTTCTTGAGTATTACTGAGCAAAGAAGTGGACAGCCTAGTGTGATCAG AATATTTTCCATCAACCGAGAAGACCCTAGATCCC AATCCACTACCCCTCTCACTGAAATGCGTCTTACCGGGTCTCGTGCCACCGTTGCTATCTGGGCTCCTTTGTCTGATTATATTATCACCGGTCACGAGTCTGGAAAGATTGCCAAGTACGATGTTAAgactggagaagaggtgCAGGCTGTTGAGGACGAACACTCAGGATTGATTTCCGACATACAACTGAGCCCTGACGGGACCTATTTCATCACAGCCAGTAAAGACAAGACGGCGAGA TTGTGGGACATTGAAACTCTTGAGGTTATGAAGATCTATGCCACTGAGACCCCTGTTAACAGTGCGGTCATCACCCCGGATCGACCATAC ATCATTCTCGGTGGAGGTCAAGATGCGATGAATGTAACAACCACCTCTCAGCGAGCGGGTAAATTCGAGTCCAGATTTTTCCACAAGTTGttcgaagaagaggttggcCGTGTTAAGGGTCACTT CGGTCCCATCAACACGCTCGCGGTACATCCTCAAGGACGGGCCTACGCATCTGGTGCTGAAGATGGGTTTGTGCGTGTGCACTGGTTCGAAGAGTCTTATTTCCGTAGTCGACCTTTTGGGGACCTTGAGCCTGAGCCTGAGGTGTAG
- a CDS encoding pre-rRNA-processing protein PNO1: MAHKSHRHKALQAQLEAQPTISLISQKTRKPPAPSMDIDQDEDVLISTNTASAPNITDPSEVRVTAAITSSGFAPLSSASQSTVLKNEFRRIPIPPHRMTPLKRDWVNLYTPMVEMLGLQVRMNPQRKAVELKTSGHTVDSGAIQKGADFVKAYALGFDVNDALALLRLDDLYLDSFEIKDVKTLHGDHLARAIGRIAGEGGKVKFSIENASRTRIVLADTHIHILGSVQNIKIARDAVVSLILGSPPGKVYAHLKAVGARMKQRF; this comes from the exons ATGGCCCACAAATCACACAGGCACAAGGCCCTCCAGGCTCAGCTCGAAGCTCAACCTACTATATCCCTTATATCCCAAAAGACTCGAAAGCCTCCCGCCCCGTCGATGGACATTGACCAAGATGAAGACGTTCTTATCAGTACCAACACTGCTTCGGCCCCTAATATCACTGATCCGTCGGAAGTTCGTGTCACTGCGGCCATTACATCTTCTGGATTTGCCCCTCTTAGCTCTGCTTCTCAATCCACTGTTCTTAAAAACGAGTTCAGAAGGATCCCTATCCCTCCGCATAGAATGACACCGTTGAAGAGAGACTGGGTCAACCTTTATACACCTATGGTAGAGATGCTTGGTCTTCAAGTCAGAATGAACCCGCAGCGGAAAGCTGTGGAGTTGAAG ACTTCGGGGCACACTGTGGATTCTGGTGCGATTCAAAAAGGGGCCGACTTTGTCAAGGCCTATGCCCTTGGATTTGATGTTAAT GATGCTTTGGCGCTCTTGAGATTGGACGACTTGTATCTTGACTCTTTTGAGATCAAGGACGTTAAAACATTACATGGAGACCATCTGGCTCGTGCTATTG GTCGTATAGCAGGTGAAGGTGGTAAGGTCAAGTTCTCTATCGAGAATGCCAGTAGAACACGAATTGTTCTGGCCGATAC CCACATCCATATTCTTGGTTCTGTACAAAATATCAAAATTGCGCGAGATGCTGTTGTTTCTCTTATTCTTGGTTCTCCTCCAG GCAAAGTTTATGCGCATCTCAAGGCAGTCGGCGCAAGAATGAAGCAACGTTTTTAG